One genomic window of Saccopteryx bilineata isolate mSacBil1 chromosome 4, mSacBil1_pri_phased_curated, whole genome shotgun sequence includes the following:
- the CEP20 gene encoding centrosomal protein 20 isoform X4, whose amino-acid sequence MASVAELKAVLKDTLEKRGVLGHLKARIRAEVFNALNDDGEPQPPLSHENLLINELIREYLEFNKYKYTASVLIAESGQPAVPLDRQFLIHELNAFEDSKDNTI is encoded by the exons ATGGCGAGTGTCGCCGAACTGAAGGCTG TTTTAAAGGACACCTTGGAAAAAAGGGGAGTCTTGGGGCACTTAAAAGCGAGAATTCGAGCTGAAGTTTTCAATGCTCTAAATGATGATGGTGAACCCCAACCACCATTGTCTCATGAAAACCTTCTTATTAATGAGTTAATTCGAGAGTATTTGGAATTCAACAAATATAAGTATACAGCATCTGTCCTCATAGCAG AATCTGGTCAGCCTGCCGTTCCATTGGACAGGCAGTTTCTCATCCATGAACTAAATGCATTTGAAGACTCAAAGGATAATACAAT
- the CEP20 gene encoding centrosomal protein 20 isoform X1, translating into MASVAELKAVLKDTLEKRGVLGHLKARIRAEVFNALNDDGEPQPPLSHENLLINELIREYLEFNKYKYTASVLIAESGQPAVPLDRQFLIHELNAFEDSKDNTIPLLYGILAHFMHGTKDSIQSTFLKGPSLQPSHPHCGRQPGGRERMDKRKRERFSRQTRAEGIEQQKTCIVRGERS; encoded by the exons ATGGCGAGTGTCGCCGAACTGAAGGCTG TTTTAAAGGACACCTTGGAAAAAAGGGGAGTCTTGGGGCACTTAAAAGCGAGAATTCGAGCTGAAGTTTTCAATGCTCTAAATGATGATGGTGAACCCCAACCACCATTGTCTCATGAAAACCTTCTTATTAATGAGTTAATTCGAGAGTATTTGGAATTCAACAAATATAAGTATACAGCATCTGTCCTCATAGCAG AATCTGGTCAGCCTGCCGTTCCATTGGACAGGCAGTTTCTCATCCATGAACTAAATGCATTTGAAGACTCAAAGGATAATACAAT ACCTCTTTTATATGGGATTTTAGCTCACTTCATGCATGGAACTAAGGACAGCATCCAAAGTACATTTCTGAAAGGACCTTCACTGCAGCCTTCACACCCACACTGTGGTAGACAGCCTGGTGGGAGAGAGCGAATGG ataagaggaagagagaaaggtttTCCAGACAAACAAGAGCTGAGGGAATTGAACAGCAGAAGACCTGCATTGTAAGAGGTGAAAGAAGCTAG